CAGGCGCCAGCAAATTTACCAACTCAGCAGGCAAACGGGCCTGAGCCATAAAGAAATAGCGGGAAAGTTAGGCCTGTCGCAGAATACCGTCAAAGACCAGCTTGTTATATCATTGAAATTTATCAAAGGATACATCCGCAAAGAAACCGGCATCTCTATTTCCATCCTTGTCATGCTTTTTAACCGCTGAAATTTTTTTTCCGGGGGAACAGTCCTTCCCCCTTTTTACTGCGTTTTATATTAAAGGGGTTTCTACGTGAAGCGAGAACAGATCCAATATTTACTGCAACAACACCTGGATGGCACCATCACGGAGAGCGAATCGGCCCTCCTGGCGGATGCATTGCTGGAACAGGAAGGAACGGAAGCGTTAGAACTGGCATTACAGGAAATGGCCATGGGCAGCGAAAAAGATCCTTCTTACAAAAAAGAACACTGGGAGGATATGATCTCCGGCATTCTCAGTACCTCCGCTTCCACAAAGAAACGACTATTACCCATCCGCTTCCTGCAATTTGCGGCGGCAGCTATGGTATTGGGTATTATCGCTACAGGGCTGTATTTCTGGAACAGGACCGGTGAAAAATCCACTGTAGACACTTATGCCAAAAACGATGTAGCACCCGGTGGCAACAAGGCCGTGCTGATTTTAGGAGATGGTTCCCGCGTTGCTTTGGACAGTTCCGGCAACCAGGTACTCCGCCAGGGTACCATTGCCATTCATCAGCAGGGAGGGCAGTTACAATACGACCAACAGGGAACGGAAACTTCCGTTAGCTATAATACCCTTTCTACGCCAAGAGGCGGCCAGTTCCAGATCATTTTGCCGGATGGTACCAAAGTATGGTTGAACGCAGCCAGCTCTTTGAGGTATCCTACTGCTTTTACAGGAGGTGAGCGGAAAGTAGAAATTACCGGGGAGGCTTATTTTGAAGTAGTGAAGAATGCAGCCATGCCTTTCAGGGTAAAGATCAGCAAAGAAGCTACGGTAGAAGTGCTGGGCACCCATTTCAATATTAATGCCTATGCAGACGAAGCTGCTGTCAGGACTACATTGCTGGAGGGTAAGATCAAAGTGATGGATGTGGTATTGAACC
This DNA window, taken from Chitinophaga niabensis, encodes the following:
- a CDS encoding FecR family protein; amino-acid sequence: MKREQIQYLLQQHLDGTITESESALLADALLEQEGTEALELALQEMAMGSEKDPSYKKEHWEDMISGILSTSASTKKRLLPIRFLQFAAAAMVLGIIATGLYFWNRTGEKSTVDTYAKNDVAPGGNKAVLILGDGSRVALDSSGNQVLRQGTIAIHQQGGQLQYDQQGTETSVSYNTLSTPRGGQFQIILPDGTKVWLNAASSLRYPTAFTGGERKVEITGEAYFEVVKNAAMPFRVKISKEATVEVLGTHFNINAYADEAAVRTTLLEGKIKVMDVVLNPGEQAQITTGIQINRHVDTSAVMAWRYGLFNFEGQNLKEVMRQLSRWYDIEVIYEGTVPDIVFGGKMLRNINLSQLLKVLEDAEVHFTLEEGRKLIISNQ